The Arachis duranensis cultivar V14167 chromosome 9, aradu.V14167.gnm2.J7QH, whole genome shotgun sequence genomic sequence ttttaattttttaattttttttttggaagagGGGAGGAGGTTGGAGTATGATCATGGTCATGATgataaatttgtttgttttggatGTAGGCATtttgagaaataaaaagaagtgTGTTGAAATGGATCATGTTTGGttctttgtcatttaatttttgtgttattAATTTTCCAATGAGGTATAGTACGAGTAATATTGAAAGGAAGAAACTTTGTTGTTGGGGTCAGGGTTTCAGGTTCAAAAGGATTTTGCTTTGCTTTGTGTGAAATCTGGaaacaaaaaaaggaagaaacttTGTTGTTGGGGTTAGGGTTTCAGATTGGTGTGGCAGCAAAAGGATTTTGCTTTACTTTGTGTGAAATCtggaaacaaaaaaaaggtaTTAACCCAACTAGTACTAATAATTAATGAGGCTGAGTTTGCTAACAGAGAAGGAGGAAGAGCGATGGCTTCGTTGTTGCTGGGTTTGTGCGAAGAAGCAGAAAAGGGTAGTGCTCATCGAAGATTAGGCTCAACGGAGATGGTGGTGAtggagaagaaaggagaaagaaggaGAATGAGGGGTTTGGCCGGTGACGATGAAGGAAGAGGTTGACAGTGGTTACTCAATAATGATGATGGTGGTAGAGTGACGGTGaggatgaaaaaagagaaagaaagagagacagaggattgtgatgatgatgatgataggtATAATAAGGGAGGGGTATatttggaaagaaaaatattaattataaaaaaattagtaataagggtaaaattaatgcaaatcgaaaacttgagggacaaaattgaaacaaatcaaaacttagggatatttttgaaacttttagcaaacttcaaggacaaaaagtatactttatcctacttttaatttgttatgggatatatttttccttttcacATTACAACATATTGGATTGATCCTCAACATTGTTTGTATCTCTGTTAGTGTTATTAGTACTACATAGCAATTGTGTATTCTATTTTACTAGGAAAGACTCCTATGCTTTGGTCATGACCTTTGTTTATATTGTAACATAGCATCAAAGTTATAGGTTTATTATCCCTATCAGTATTGGAGGAGGTATTCTTTAGTAGCACCTAATTATTTAGATGGGCCTGTCGTTGCCATTGTCAAGAGTTTATTGAAGTCATTTGGACTGGACTTATCCTTTGACTATCTTTTGTTTAATGTTATCAGTTGAAGATACCACAAAAATCTCGTTTAATTAGTAAAGGACATGCATATGTGTTCAAACAGGATTGCTAGGTTCTACTTGTAAGTTATCTATTTATGTAATGTTGTTTATGAGTTATAAGTAGATCCTGACATGTTGCTAAGGTTGTGACAGACGTtagtgtcttttgttttttactTCCAGCCATTAAAAGATGGAGTCACCTGTAATATAATGAGTGCTACTTAATTAGCTATAACTTTCCCCAAGGTCTAATGTGTTACTTAAATATAATGATTTGCCATTTCTGATTTTTCAAAGTGGCTAAATTCTATGGTAGCAGAATTTCAATGCAATGGTTATGTCTTATTTGTGGTATAGAACATACTCTGGCTAGATAATTTATGTGGTTGATGTTTTTACTGTATAGTTATATTGATTATGTGTTGCattttttgtcattttcatGTAATTAGGCTAGAAAGCTGCACAACCTAATCTGATGGAGTTCAAGCGTATGTTAAACCTTGAAAGTGAAGACTCTGATGGGGGTAGTTCTGATTATTGTTGCGAACACTATTGTGCGAGTGATGACGAACATGACGATGAAGAGGGATTTGAGTTTGGGGGGGGGGTCTGACGGTGGGGAAAAAGGTGGAAGGGATTCTGTTGATGGTAAGGGATCAGCTTTCGTCCCtctgatctaggttgtcaaggacaAGTTTTTTGAGGGTCTAGTAGAAAATCCTTTCTGGTGACCTAGGTTGCTAAAAATAGGTTTCTTAGAGGTCTAATAGGAAAACTTTCTTCTATCTTTTATGTTTTCGCTGTGTCTTAGGTATATCCTTTACTGAATAATCCTTATCTATTGTGATATAATCCCTAACTcccaattttatttcttatcaaaCGTACTCAGAAACCAAAATCTAAAATACTTATATTCAGTGTGATAACAAACTTTCTAcatatttaatatgaaaaaatactATACATTTATAATGTTCTTAAGCGATAACTGAATTATAAATTGGTAAAAATAACTTACTAAAGTTATAATATACTGGCATAAATATTACTGAACATAtctatcttaaattttaatttcacaattttgactattttatcttctttatCCAAGAAAGATGTACTTTGTCGGTTCAATAAGTTACTTATTGGTTAAACCACAAAAATAATGAACCAATAATTTTGCCGGTTCAACCCTTTCATCTATGATTCAACCCACTCTACTAATCGGTTTATCGGATTTCGATTTAAGATTAACGGACTTTGGAATACGAACTCTGGTTTACAAATTCGGATTCTAGATACACATCTCATTGTACACAGTTCACGGTTCACGGTCTAGCATACAGGATCATGGTGTTCTTTCAACAAACGGGATAAACAAATCAACTGCGATTTCATATTTCAGGTACGATGTTTATGGAATTTGGTTCTCCGGCTCCCACAATATGGTTCACCGTTTTCATGGTTAGGATTTTCTGGGTTTGACATTCAGGGTTCAGCTTCCGGAATTTGTCTCGCTGTGTACTGTCCCAGAAAGAAATAAGCAAATCAACTGAATTTTTACGGTTCAGGATTCCTCTCCTACGAATTTGTATATGGCGTTTCGTCTCTTATGGATATACGAATTCCTATTCGTGGATTAGGGATATGGGTTctgtttgttaattttaaaagaaaaagtttaattttaattattataaaaaatatctgatGACACATTTTGATCTTTCAAATTactaacataaaatataaattataaattatatatagagtggaaagagtagagagaaatagagaaagagagagagatagatgaAAGAATTTAAGaagggagtttattaattttcgaagtacatattttttctcaatttgAATAACAGAatgtcatgtgacacatttggttattaaattatatattaatatataaatatattagaagTATATATAGAGTGAGAAgggtagagagaaatagaaaaaaaaggagagaggtataggagagaatttaggaagagagtttattaattttaaagaaaaatattttctcttaaATTTAGTAAGACTGCCATGTCAcacattttgttattaaattagataataatatataatacaatacaatatataaagaataatacaacatataaaatacaaattatatatagagtaaaaatggTAGAGAGACATAGAAAAATGGGGAGAGATAGATGCGAGAATTTAGGAAgggaatttattaattttggaaaacaaaaatttttgctcaattttaaaaagagagtGTTGTGTGacacatttgattattaaattagatagtaatatatggTACAAAATGTAGGtacatttcaatttcaattttaatattttaattttaattttaatgtaattaaaGAATATCATGTTGTacattttgattgtcaaattagtaattagtcattgatattAATAATGATATACAAAATAGATAGAGTGGTTGAAGGAATAAGATAGATAAAGAAAGGAAGAGGGAAAGGAGAGAATTCTTTAATGTTGGAGGGAAAGAATTTATTTCAATTGCAATGAGGGAGTGACATGTGACACATTtgggttgtaaaattagtatggAGGAAGAGAGAATTCTctaattttggagggaaagatttaattttaattacaatgaTGGAGTGACATGTTacacattttggttgtaaaattagtacgaaggaagaaagaattctttaatttcaaaaaaaaaatttaattctaattacAACGAAAGAATAACATATAACACATTTGagttgtaaaattaaaaatctataatatataatagattctATTTGAGTCATAAAGCCTTCAATTATATATTCTTCTAACAACATCATTtgatcactttttttttttgtttggaccCAGTCGTTGCAAAGCCATCCCTTAATCCACCTATTCATATGAAACTTGccccaacaaaaaaataaaaactaaacggAGCCATCCCATGACCCAGCGTAGGAGGCTCGGCTCCGTGGTGAGCACACCACTTCCTCCACTCAATTTCACACTGCACCACACGCATGGCTCACAGACACGTGTTGATGCTGTGTTCCTCCAATGAAAAATCTGTAAATCTTTACAATATTGGTTGGGTAAAGACTCTCAAAGGAGtcattagataattttttattttataaaaattgaaaacccTGTTTTCCCGCAAGGCAGcgatttcaaatttcaaacttaAAGGAGAAAAATGTAATTGACTAAGAATTTGGAAAAATGGGGGGAAAGATTTTGGTGGTAAGCAAATTATTTTCCCGGGCAATAGAGAATTAAACGAAGATGGTTTTCCAATAAACCCCATTCAGCCTATCCCAGCCTTTCTCCCTCTCAAGTCTCAATATCCCTAATTTCCCAAACTCAAACCACTCTCTCACCTCTCCCCGTACCTTCCTCCCGCCGCGCAACCGTCCTCCGCCGTCTCTACCACCAACCTCCAGGTAACCAATGTCTTGCACATTCCATTTCTTCATTCTCGTTCTGATCTGGTCCATTTTCGCTCCTATCCGCAGATCTGGTTTTACTCTGTTATGACTTTGATTCACTCTCTTCCTTCAGTTTTCAGTTTCTTAACATGTTTCGACTGTTACAGTGTTCTTACATGCTGTTCGTAACTTTGATTTTTACATATTAGAGATGTTGTTGACCTAATAGATCCAACTATACTCGTTTTAATGAGTTATATATGGTTTATCTTTTAGTATTCACTCTATGTACGGCGTAGATTAGTTAGGGTGAGGGTTCAGGTTATTTGATTGAAACCATAGTTTAAATTTTAGTACATGTTTGGTGAAATGGATCTTGTTGCTGCTAAGTAGAACTTTTATCTGTACCTGCATGTATGTTAATATACTCTTGACAGCTTGTTCCCGCTTCTGCAATTATGAGAAAGCATGCTAAATACCCTAGGGTTGCACTGCGTTCGAACCATCCAAATTGGTCCACTGAGATTAAAAAAGAATTGGCACAAGCCAACAATTATATTTTTGAGTATCAAAACAACCTTAACTTTGATTTAATTGTCGTATAGTCCAATTTTCTTccctaaataatatttttttcccaACACAAATGAAAGCCAGTTACCTCAAAAGGATTGCATTGACTTTAAAAGAATTTCCAATGTAAAGTTACATCCAAAGgagtgttttcttttttatatacaatGCTTATATTTAGCTCTCATGATGGTCATTATTCTGCTATGTCATCTTTATGCTGAATAAGTCGAGACCTCCTGAAACTATGCTTGCCCTCCTCCCTTCCCCTGAAAGAGTCCTAgcaaaatggaaaaataaaaaacactatGGAGTGAGAAAAACTGAAAGCATGAGTATACtgagaaaaaagataaaattgaatgaGAGCTCCCTTgtatattgtttattttaaaagCTTGCCttcaagaaagataaatggtgtatGCTTTATGATTTGTGGACAGTGCCAAAGTGCTTTATTGACGTCATTcatcaaaatatttatgtttgACTGCTATTGTGGACAGGGTGCTATTTGGAGAAATTGAGATCAGGAAGCTGGATTGGGGATCGCAAAACAGATAGAATAGTGTACTGAAACTAAGGGAGAAGATTTTGTCGCCATGGATATTGTAATTGCCGGGAAACATAAGTTTTAATGATAGTAGtagagaattaaaaataaaaataaaccccTCCCCTTCCTTCAACCACAGTTGCCAGCAAGGAGTTACCATTTTGAAATTTCCCTTTGTATATTCATTTGTTTCACTATTCCTTACTTGTCATCATTGAATTGAAGCCATAGCACTGATAAAGTTTACTTCAAATGCTGGGAACTAGTGATCAATCAGAAGTCTTTTGTGGTGTTCACTTCGTTCTTTTTGGTTTCAGTCCCGAGGATGAAACCGAGGTTTCCCATTTCCCTGATCTTTATTCATCTTCTGATTTCTTAAATGGCTATTTCTTTTTATCCATTGAATTTGTTATTTAATTGCTGTTAACTGTAAAAAAAGGTTCGGTTCAAGCTTGTGAACGGTGGTGCAGTGGATGAAGGCAAGTACAATGGAAGTTGCACGCACGTCATTGTCGATAAGATCATATATGTTAGTTCGATTTGCTActtgattttgttttacccTCGTTTTTAATTGAAACAAATAAGTACTGTGATTCCgcatttgaatttaaattaatttaatttgtgtgtTCAGGATGATCCTGTGTGTATTGCTGCCAGAAACGATGGAAAGACAGTGGTGACTAAATTATGGGTTGATCATAGCTCTGATATTGCAATGCCCGTCGATGCTTCCTCCGTTAGTTTCTTACATATTCttgtactttttattattttcttgtgagtgatgattataataaaatctatctaaatactaaataaagtaaaatagtagatattttattttattgtgttgaaattttgaataaaaaattaacaatcaaGTATTTCTTCCTTATAAGAGTTAGCATGATGTTTCGGGCTTGGGAAGATTTATCTGTTCTCATTTTTGACATGTCAACTTAGGGGAAGTTTGTTTTGGCTATAGTTAGTTGATGTAGTTCTTCAGCTATACAAATTATAATGCTTTGAGCCTACAAATTATCAGGAGTAATGCGGTATATATAAATGAAATCTTGCATGTTTAAAAGTTGAGTAATGATATATttggtaaaattattttttttttaaataattaaattgtaaCATAAGTTGCATGATTTAGGTTTTAGGGATTGGTGGTATTGAAATTTAAGACATAAGATAGGATTCAAGTTGTGGGGGGATTGGCCCACGATAGTAATAAATAATAGTTTTCAAAATGCCAGTAAGAGCAAAAAAAACTGGTCCTTTTGGAGATGAAAATGTTTGAATTGGataaaatatactataaaaCTAGATTTGGGATGATTCCATTCAGAAGAAACTTGAAGGAGCTCCTATGGCGGGGAGGATTGCATATATTTGCCCATGAGAGAAGTATTTTGTGAGGAAGATGTATCTAGTTGAAGAtagtctaataaaaaaaaactgaagaaaattttgaaagctGTTTGAATAGAAGAGCCTTTAAATAGCTTTGGATGCCTTGGGGTTTATATTtgattcaaaatatataatcaaaatttataagTCCTTTGAGGTAAtgctatttatttgtttttattttagaataaaaaaattgaatagttTCCTGAATAATCAGCTTTGAAGCTTGATGGCAATGTTAGTTACGTGTTGCAAACCCACCTAAAGAGACATTCTTGTTTATTAGGCAAAATTTTCCCGTGAATCTGGTCTTTCAATCAAAACATGAGTTCCAGAAGACGATTTGTTTTATTTACTTTGCTTTCTCAGTTCTGTTTGATAATTTTCTACCTTTCCTTCTAGCAAGGTTTGGACTTTTAGCAAATTatttcttgtttaattttttacatagcAGGTTATGTACAGACCTCTTAAAGATTTAAATGGAATACCTGGTGCCCAGAATTTGGTTGTGTGCTTGACTGGTTATCTACGACAGGATCGTGATGATATTATGGTATGCAGTTTCTGCTACCatattgttttcttcttcaaggAGCATATGATTGCATTGTTGTTATGTGGTGATAATATTGGTTTGACCTTTTCAGACAATGGTTGACCTCATTGGTGCAACATTTCTTAAGCCCTTGGTGGCAAACAGGGTTACTCATCTTGTATGCTACAAATTTGAAGGTTTGTTTCATCTTATATTGTTTTGACATTTATAATCAAGAGCACacattcatttttctcttttgctttCTATTAAGTATTATTACTCATTTATGTGTGATCCTCATATCTTCTTTCCATGATCTTctattaaaaagtaaaagaaattatCTTCCAATACCAAAGGATTGATTTATCTTTGACATATAGGGGAGAAGTATGAGCTTGCCAAGAGAATGGGAACAATAAAGCTAGTTAATCATCGTTGGTTGGAAGATTGGTATATGTCTTTTCCTATTTTGTCTTAGAGTTCCAATATTTATAGTTTGGATTGCATTCTTTCTATGTATGatttttttcatctattttattttatttaatgactggttgaaattttacaaaatagcTCTGTAAATCTAAAGTGCTGCTTATTTCTTCAGCTTGAAATTCTGGGCGCTTCTTCCAGaagaaaattacaacaagaggtgAGGTGTTGCTTTGCACCATGTGAAATTGTAGACTTGCTTTAAACTACTTTTTTTATCCACAATCTAGAATGCAATCAACTGCAGCCTAAGTGTCAGTTAAGAGTCCTTTGATACAATTGATGACATCCTAGAGTGAATTGTGCCTAGTCATTGGTTAATTGAGTCATCAGAGAGTTGAGATGTCTTTTGAATATCCTATCTATAATTGTAGTTCATTAACAGACACTACAGTTTGATTCCAGTTCTAACAGCAGACAAGGGGAATTTTTTCTCAGCTAATCAGCATGCATATTTATAAAGCATTCTCATCGTGATTTTGGAGATAATTTGGAATTTGTTTGAAGTTACCAACTGAGATTGATTTTAACCAATAATCTTATGAATGAAGAACTTGTGATTTTGGAGATAATTTGGAATTTGTTTGAAGTTACCAACTGAGATTGATTTTAACCAATAATCTTATGAATGAAGAACTTTTGGCTTAACAGTATTTGAATGCATTCTGGAGTATACAGAAAAACATTTGCATTGCTTAAGCTCAGCATCTTATTGTCAATATATAGTTGtatattcttgcattcatttTAACTTTAAAGCTGATTTCCATATATTTAGTTGCGATGTTTCTTGCCATCTCATTATATTGTACGATTTCATAAAGATGAactaatggcctcaatcatctACTTCTACTGTATATAGAAGGGATTGAGAAAAGTTGGTGGCCAATTATTCCCCCTCCCTCTCTTTTTAACCCTTAACTCCCCCCTATGTAACTGCAGTTTTCTTATAATAACTTCTAGGAAGTTAAGGTTTTTTCCCTATATCACTAGTTTGCTATAAATGTGCATACAATATGAAAGTTGAATATAAAGATTGTGTCTTGTTTAAAAGCTTTAAGTTGCACTTTGTCTCGCtgcaatttttttctcttctaagatgatataaatataataatacatgcttatatttatttgttttacaaAGTTCTTATCCATTTCAACTAATTGCTCAACATTTATTTATAACCAGTGGCTATGAACTAGAGATTATGAAGTTAGAAGCTAAGGATTCTGATGAAGAAACTGAAGATTTTGATCTGGGGCAATCTGAGAGAAATATAAGCAGAAGTCCCCTCACTGCAAAATTTGGTGTTGAGGCAACTAGTGGCTTATTAAAATCAGATCGAGAGCTTTCAAGTGCCCAGCCAGAATCTACTAGTCTCAAGAATTCACCAAAAGTTGATAATAGTAAAGAATCTTCAGTTATTCAAGGTAATAACAACGGAGCTGATAGAGACATAAGCTTTAGTAATGTTGATGAGCCTAAGGCAATGGATAAGTTTCTTGATGTTGCTATAGGTGCTACATCATGTCAGATACCTGAGACAGATGTTAAGATCAGGGAGTCAAAGAAGGCCAATTCTCCAAAGACAGGCTGCCAGGATGTTCTCATAACTGAAAAAGCAGAACCACATGCTGAAACTTTTAATAAGCTGGCCAATGATTTCGGATCACCATCTACTGCAAGTGCTGAAAGGGTCACACGTTCTGAAGCAAAGCTCAGTTCTATCAAGTATTATTCTAAGAACAAAAGGGGATTCACTCTTCCAAGGAGCTTAAATGATGGTTTGGATAATGGAGCTGGATCTACTGTGTCACCTTTGGCTGATTTGAAATCGGGAAACAAACATAAAACCCCGTCCAATATGGTATTAAATGGCAGTGGGGGAATCAAATCAACCAGTGCTAAAAATTCTGGGGATGTGACAATTGGTAAATTGCCGCAAAAAAGGGTAAACGAAGCTGCTTCTAATACATTAAAATCAAGGAAACTTACTTCCGATGCAAACTTATTTGTCGAGAAAACCACTTCAGAAAATGGTAAATCTGAAGCACGAAAAGTGACATCTATGGTTGAGGAACCATCCAAGTCTGAACCCTGTTTTTCTGCTGGAAAAGATAGTTTTGACAAACCCAACAAAAACTCATTTTCTAAATCCATAGCTTCTATATCCAATTCCCTATCATTTGATGAGCCTTTTACAAGAGATATAAGCCCAAAGTCAGCTCGAAGTGATAAAGCCTATCAGACTGAGTCTAAAATTAATGGGAAGCATGAAATTGCGGGTCATGGAATGGAACAAGTTGCTGGTAATGAAGTTGAGAAACACAAAGTTGCAAAAAATCTGGAGGGGTCCCCTGACAATAAGAACCCTCTGAATGGGGAATCCCCAAATTTAGATTTAGGCAATGAAGAAAGTACTAAGCTGATTAAAAGATCACCCCGCAAGAAATCAGTTGCCAAGAGAAGTTTTGGCTCTAAGCCAAAAGTTGGTGCTACTGCTAAACAGAAAACACTAGTTTCCTCAAACAGGACCATCCAGCAAGGTGAAGCTGTAAACTTTTCCAGTCGAATCAAAGAGGTACCAATTGACAATGGCGATAAACCTCAACCTATGACTGATGATAATAATAAGTCAGAGGAGCAAGAAACTGTTGTTAAACATGCAGAAGATGCCAATGGCAGACTTGAAACTATGGATGATGAAACAGAGGCTCCTGATGATAAATGTGAATTTGAGCTGGGAATGAAACAcgatgaaaataaaaacaaagctGATGAAACAGCAGAAAAGTCAGAAGACATTCACCATGTAACAGAATGTGAAGCAGCAGTGCCTGAGAAGGAAACTGCAGAGTTAACTGAAAAAGAGAAGGCACCTTCAGTAGATGACTCAACCATGAAACGCGAAGTAAAACATCAAGTGAAAAAGCGTCCTCTAAGTATTGCCAAGAAGGCCACTGTTGCAAAGGGACTACAGAAATCTAAAGTGGCACTGTCTGAGAATAAGATAAGCATGGAACGGGAAAATGTGGCACGAATGAAATCTGCAGAAGAAGTATCTCATGCTACAGATGCGAGCAACAAATCCTTCGCACCAAGAAAGCCATTTGGAAATTCAGAAGAACAGAAGGAAAATAGACCAATTGATGAGGGAGAGCAGGATATGCCTGAGGCCAAATCTGTTGCCAATCGAACTAATAAATTGAGTTCAAAGCCAGAAAAAATAAACCCCAAGCAAACAGGTTATAATCCACCTATGTCAGAAGCTAACAAAAGATTGAAAACTGAACCACCATGTTTCATATTAACGGGGCATCACTTTCTGAGAAAGGATTTCCAACAATTGATAAAGAAGTTAAAGGGCAAAGTTTGCCGGGATTCTCATCAGTGGTCATATCAAGCAACCCACTTCATAGCACCAGAGCCTCTACGCAGGATAGAGAAATTTTTTGCTGCTGCGGCATCAGGAAGGTAATGGATATAAGGCACAAACACCTACTATTtgtcttcatttttctttaacAGGAGTAAAGATATTCTAATTAATCTTTGGATGAAATGCAGGTGGATTCTGAAAACTGATTTCTTAACTGCTAGCAATCAGGCAGGGGAATTTGTGGAAGAGGAACCTTATGAGTGGCACGATATTGGTCTCAACGAGGATGGCACGATCGATATGGAGGCTCCTAGAAAGTGGCGGCTGCTGAAAAAGCGAACAGGTCATGGTGCCTTCTATGGAATGCGCATTATTGTGTATGGTGATTGCATCACTCCACCTTTGGTAGGTTTTCTCAATCCTGGTTAATTATTTTCTTGCAAGTACTCTATCCTATCTCCTAACACTGCTTGGtccttatattatatataataatataacaatATCAACAACAAAATCTTATAACTTGATAGAACAACTACATGATTCAAATGATGTCGTTGTACCCTGTTATATATTATGTCTATAATATGGTCATTTATACTTAAGTTTCTTTTTACCACCTCATTAAGAGTCTTCTGAAGTGTTCCTCCTCTCCTAACTACTGATCTATCTAACATTCGTTTAATCTTCTCTTCATATGTCCAAATCATCTAAAGACgggatattattatttttttcaacaaaTGATGCCTCTCCAACTCtcattctttgtttttattctatCGTGTATGACTTCTCATCTGTCTAAACATCTATATCTTTCATCTTATGATGGGATAAATTATTTCAGACCTCTTTAAGTCATACATTTGTCTTGAGAAATGTACTATTGAAAGAATGTCAGAATTGAAACATCTGGCTagtctaaaaatatttaaaccgTATGAGAAGCAACTTTAAGAACTATTTTTTTGGGTAAGCATAGAAGACCATATGATTGGATTAAAAAAGCAacatacacaaattaaagactcaaatacaaaaatatttagcaATTGACTTAGGAACACACAAATATGATTCACAATTAATCACTTTACTAAATAGTTATCTTTGTActc encodes the following:
- the LOC107464912 gene encoding BRCT domain-containing protein At4g02110 isoform X2; amino-acid sequence: MLGTSDQSEVFCGVHFVLFGFSPEDETEVRFKLVNGGAVDEGKYNGSCTHVIVDKIIYDDPVCIAARNDGKTVVTKLWVDHSSDIAMPVDASSVMYRPLKDLNGIPGAQNLVVCLTGYLRQDRDDIMTMVDLIGATFLKPLVANRVTHLVCYKFEGEKYELAKRMGTIKLVNHRWLEDCLKFWALLPEENYNKSGYELEIMKLEAKDSDEETEDFDLGQSERNISRSPLTAKFGVEATSGLLKSDRELSSAQPESTSLKNSPKVDNSKESSVIQGATSCQIPETDVKIRESKKANSPKTGCQDVLITEKAEPHAETFNKLANDFGSPSTASAERVTRSEAKLSSIKYYSKNKRGFTLPRSLNDGLDNGAGSTVSPLADLKSGNKHKTPSNMVLNGSGGIKSTSAKNSGDVTIGKLPQKRVNEAASNTLKSRKLTSDANLFVEKTTSENGKSEARKVTSMVEEPSKSEPCFSAGKDSFDKPNKNSFSKSIASISNSLSFDEPFTRDISPKSARSDKAYQTESKINGKHEIAGHGMEQVAGNEVEKHKVAKNLEGSPDNKNPLNGESPNLDLGNEESTKLIKRSPRKKSVAKRSFGSKPKVGATAKQKTLVSSNRTIQQGEAVNFSSRIKEVPIDNGDKPQPMTDDNNKSEEQETVVKHAEDANGRLETMDDETEAPDDKCEFELGMKHDENKNKADETAEKSEDIHHVTECEAAVPEKETAELTEKEKAPSVDDSTMKREVKHQVKKRPLSIAKKATVAKGLQKSKVALSENKISMERENVARMKSAEEVSHATDASNKSFAPRKPFGNSEEQKENRPIDEGEQDMPEAKSVANRTNKLSSKPEKINPKQTGYNPPMSEANKRLKTEPPCFILTGHHFLRKDFQQLIKKLKGKVCRDSHQWSYQATHFIAPEPLRRIEKFFAAAASGRWILKTDFLTASNQAGEFVEEEPYEWHDIGLNEDGTIDMEAPRKWRLLKKRTGHGAFYGMRIIVYGDCITPPLDTLKRVVKAGDGTILATSPPYTRFLGTGIDYAIVTPGMPRVDLWVQEFLRYEIPCISADYLVEYVCKPSSSLEKHVLYDTHVWAERSFSKHQNRAEETTDIEESISSTPESNDIACEVCGSRDRGDVMLICGDESGSVGCGVGTHIDCCDPPLMDVPEEDWFCSKCIVKRNCSNSPKKRKKGGFSKSKRK
- the LOC107464912 gene encoding BRCT domain-containing protein At4g02110 isoform X1, with protein sequence MLGTSDQSEVFCGVHFVLFGFSPEDETEVRFKLVNGGAVDEGKYNGSCTHVIVDKIIYDDPVCIAARNDGKTVVTKLWVDHSSDIAMPVDASSVMYRPLKDLNGIPGAQNLVVCLTGYLRQDRDDIMTMVDLIGATFLKPLVANRVTHLVCYKFEGEKYELAKRMGTIKLVNHRWLEDCLKFWALLPEENYNKSGYELEIMKLEAKDSDEETEDFDLGQSERNISRSPLTAKFGVEATSGLLKSDRELSSAQPESTSLKNSPKVDNSKESSVIQGNNNGADRDISFSNVDEPKAMDKFLDVAIGATSCQIPETDVKIRESKKANSPKTGCQDVLITEKAEPHAETFNKLANDFGSPSTASAERVTRSEAKLSSIKYYSKNKRGFTLPRSLNDGLDNGAGSTVSPLADLKSGNKHKTPSNMVLNGSGGIKSTSAKNSGDVTIGKLPQKRVNEAASNTLKSRKLTSDANLFVEKTTSENGKSEARKVTSMVEEPSKSEPCFSAGKDSFDKPNKNSFSKSIASISNSLSFDEPFTRDISPKSARSDKAYQTESKINGKHEIAGHGMEQVAGNEVEKHKVAKNLEGSPDNKNPLNGESPNLDLGNEESTKLIKRSPRKKSVAKRSFGSKPKVGATAKQKTLVSSNRTIQQGEAVNFSSRIKEVPIDNGDKPQPMTDDNNKSEEQETVVKHAEDANGRLETMDDETEAPDDKCEFELGMKHDENKNKADETAEKSEDIHHVTECEAAVPEKETAELTEKEKAPSVDDSTMKREVKHQVKKRPLSIAKKATVAKGLQKSKVALSENKISMERENVARMKSAEEVSHATDASNKSFAPRKPFGNSEEQKENRPIDEGEQDMPEAKSVANRTNKLSSKPEKINPKQTGYNPPMSEANKRLKTEPPCFILTGHHFLRKDFQQLIKKLKGKVCRDSHQWSYQATHFIAPEPLRRIEKFFAAAASGRWILKTDFLTASNQAGEFVEEEPYEWHDIGLNEDGTIDMEAPRKWRLLKKRTGHGAFYGMRIIVYGDCITPPLDTLKRVVKAGDGTILATSPPYTRFLGTGIDYAIVTPGMPRVDLWVQEFLRYEIPCISADYLVEYVCKPSSSLEKHVLYDTHVWAERSFSKHQNRAEETTDIEESISSTPESNDIACEVCGSRDRGDVMLICGDESGSVGCGVGTHIDCCDPPLMDVPEEDWFCSKCIVKRNCSNSPKKRKKGGFSKSKRK